AACCGCCAGCAGGCAGAAAAGGGCAAATAGTTTTCTCATCTTGTTACTTTCTCTTATTTTTGGATTATCCACACCTACTCTACTTCTCTACTACTTTGCTACTTTACTACATTAAGGACAGGAACACATCCTCGATGCTGGGCTCTATCTGTTTTTGGGAGATGACCTTTATACCATTCTGCTTGAACAGTACGGAGATCTCCGCCAATTGATGCTCCGGCTTGTCCAAATGGACATGGAGATGCCCCCCAAAAAGCCCGGCGTTCTTGGCGGCCTGTGATTTCGCCAGGAGTTCATACGCTTTCTGAAGTTCAGATACTTCCAACTGGTAAACCTTGAAATTCACCCCGGCCTTGATGTTCTCCGGCTTGTCGCATAAAAGAACCTGCCCCTTGTTCAAAAAGGCTATCCGGCTGCAGCGCTCGGCCTCGTCCATGTAGGGCGTGGCCAGGATGATGGTGACCCCCTGCTTCCAGATCTCGTAGAGCAGCTTCCACAGCTCGCGCCGGGAGATGGGGTCCACCCCGGTGGTGGGCTCGTCCAGCAGCAGGAGCTTTGGAGTGTGGATCAGAGCGCAGGACAGGGCCAGCTTCTGTTTCATCCCGCCGGACAGTTTTCCCGCCAGCCTGTCCTTGAAGGGCCCCAGCCGGGAAAAGGCCATCAGCTCCCCCATCCGTTTCTTCTTCTCCTCACCGGTCACCTGGTACAGGTCGGAAAAGAAATCCAGGTTCTCGGCCACCGTCAGTTCAGGGTACAGCACAAAGCTCTGCGACATATAGCCGATGTGGCGCCGGGCCCCTTCGGGATCCCTGACAGTATCCTGTCCGAATATTTTGGCCGAGCCAGATGACGGCCGGATCAGCGCCGCCAGCAGCTTGATGACGGTGGTCTTGCCAGCCCCGTCCGGCCCCACCAGCCCGAAGATCTCGCCTTGGGCTATGGACAGGTCCAGCGGCTTAAGGGCCTCCGCGCCTTTATAGCTTTTAGTAAGCTTATTTGTTTCTACTGCCAGCATTTACGATTTCTTTTTTGCCACTAAGACACCAAGGCACCAAATTATTCCAAATCAAAAATTGGGAATAGCATTGTGCTATTGTATCTTGATGGTAAATTTAGATTGTTTCAAGCTAAAATAGATTGAAAAAGGTTAAAGGATCACTGAATGTCTATCACCGCATCGGCCGGCATGCCGGGCTTAAGCTCGCCCTGGGGATTTGAGAGGTTGATCTTGACCGCGAACACCAGTTTGGTCCGTTCCTCCTTGGTCTGGATGTCTTTTGGGGTGAACTCGGCCTGCCCGGCAATGGTGGACACCGTGCCCTCAAAGACCTTTCCGGGATAGGAGTCCACCGAGACCTGCGCCTTCTTCCCCAGCTTGATCTTGCCGTATTCCTTCTCCGGCAGGTAGATCTTGATGTAGACCTTGGTGATGTCCCCCAGCTTGCAGACCGGTGTCCCGGGCAGGGCCAGCTCGCCCACCTCGATGTTCCTCTCCAGCATCACGCCGCTGACCGGAGCCTGGATGTAGGCGTTGCCCACCTGGGTCCGGGCCAGGGAAAGGGCGGCCTGGGCCTGGGCCAGCATCCCTTTGCTGGCCGCTAATTGTGACTGGGCGGCCTTCATCTGGTTCTCGATCTGGGAGAAGGACTGGATGGAGATGGTGCCCGACTGGTACAGCGGCTGGTTGCGCCGGTAATTGTCCTCGGCCGTGCTGAAATTGGCCTCGGCCACAGCTGCCTGGCTCTGGGCCGAGGAAACCGCCGCCAGGGCCTGGCTTTCCTGGGCCGAAAGCTCGTCGTGGGCCAGCCGGGCCAGCATCTTGCCGGCCTCCACCTGCTGTCCTTCGTCGAACGGCATCTCAACCACCCGGCCGGTGACCTTGGAGCGCACCGTGACCTCGGTGACCTCTATGATCCCCGAACCGGTCAGCTTGTTCTGGTCCTTCCGGGTGCAGGAGACCGTTAGCAGCATTGTCAGCGCCAGCATGGCCGTCAGTATTTCATGGATGCGCTTGTTTATCATATTCGCCTCATCATATATTGCTGTGTTCGTTTTGAATTTCCTTTGTCCATTTTTGTCCATTAATGTCCAATGTCCTTATCGGATACCCGCGCGCCTTACTTGAAATCCTTTTTGAACCTGGCCCGGCCCTTTTCGGTCATGGCCCCGGCAAAGACCAGCTCCACTATGGCCTTCATAAGCTGGCCCGGGCTGTAAGCCGAATGGATCAGGGCCTGGGGATTGATCATCTGCTGGACCAGCACCGCGTACATCTGCATCACCAGGTCGGGATCTACCTCCGGACGAATCAGCCCGGCTTTGATTCCCTTTCTGACCAGCAACCCAAAGTTGTGGTAGATCTTTTTCCGGCGGAACTCGTTGATCTCCTCCCACATCTCGGGGGCGCTTTTCTGAAGGTCCAGCATGAATTCCCGGCTGATCTTGGAGGTCCGCCGGGAGATGTGCTCCACCAGTCCGGCTAACCGCTGGAAATAATCCAGCTTGGGATCTTCGGTCAGGGACTTGATGGCGCCCTCGCTCTCGGCCATCAGGCGGGATATGATGGCGTACAGCAGCTGGTGTTTGCTGGCGAAATGCTGGTACAGGGTCTTTTTGCTGATCCCCAGCTCGGCCGCCATCCGGTCCATGGTCACGCCGGAAAAGCCCCGGGCAAAGAACAGGGCCTCGGCGTTGGCGATTATCCGCTCCCGCACCGGATCCTTGGTTTTGGTCATAGTTACACTCTTTTACACATTGGAAACTGTTTCAGTTTTTTTAGTTTCCTTATTCTAATACCATTAGCTGCGTTTGTCAATAGCTCCCGGAAAAATAATTGTTATTTCCGGTCCGATATCATTTGAAAACCCGCCCCAAAAATGCTATTATTGTCATTCAACCCGGCTCCGATCCTCTTGCATTGTGCCCTGGGCACAAACAAATAATATCCTTTTGCGTCTTTTGTGCCCCTTCGGCTTAGCTCAGGGCATGCTTTTTGTGGCAAATTTATACCTGCGAACATCATATAGCATGAACAAAATAGACTTTAAGACCACATTGGTCTCCGGCCTCAAAAAGGGCCTGGCCTCCTTCTGGGAGCTGATGAAGATGGTGGCCCCGGTTTACACCGCCATTACCATCCTGCAGGCCACCCCGGCCCTGGACTGGTTCGCCAATCTTTGCGCCCCGGCCATGAAGTATTTCGGCCTGCCGGGGGAAAGCGCCCTGGCCCTGATCGTGGGCAATCTGGTCAACCTCTATGCTTCCATCGGGGTGATCGCCGGGCTCAAGCTCCAGCCCCAGCAGCTTACCCTGCTTTCGCTCATGCTGCTGATCTCCCACAGCCAGATCCTGGAAAGCGCGGTCTTTGCCCAGATAAAGACCCGTTTTATCCTGATATCCCTATTCCGCCTGTCGCTTTCGCTGTTCCTGGGCTGGTCCCTCCACTTTTTCATCATCGGATAGTTAACTTTATGCGGAAACTTTTTTTATTGGGGGCATTAGCCCTGGCCCTGCCCGCTCTGGTCGTCGCGTTTAAACTCCCGCCAATGGCGCTGGGGCCCTATGTCGGGGCCTATCTGCTGGACTGTACCACCATAAATAATGAAGTGCTGTGCGTTAACGCAGATCCTTCTCTTGGAGTCGCTCCGTTGTTTGGAACGGATTTAAAGTTATATTTGCCTGAAAATTATTATTCCGAAATAACGATCGGCTACAGCACCCAAAAAACTGAAGCCGGCGATTTTTCTACTTCCAGCCTGACTTCTTTACCCGATAGCACTACCCATACCTCCGGCATATTGGTTCTCTTGCCCTTGTCTTTAACCCTGGGACGTGATTTCAAATTGATGCCGAAATTGTGGGGATCGGCGGGGCTGTTGGTCGGTTACACATGGGCTGCTGTAACCATAGATTCCCAAGCAATATATTCAGGTGGCATCCACTACGACTCACATACTGTGGGCCGGGGCGGGGATCCATTTCTGGGATTTAAACTGGGGATCGATCTATATGTTCACCGCAATGTTGATGTTTCCGTTAGCTTTGGATATCGTTACGGCGACATAACAGAGTTGACTGTCAGGGAAGCGGACCGGGCGGAGCGCATTGGCAGCACCATTAAATATTTCGACAAAGCCACAAACACCGAAAAACCCCTCCCTCTGGAAATATCCAATCCGATACTGTGTTACGCTATTAAATACCGCTTTTAACATTTATGTGGCCATTCCTTAAAAACTATCTCTGGGGGCTGGGCGACCTGTCTCTCAAGATCTTCCTGATTGTGATGATCCTTTTCCTGCTGCTGGAGTTCATCAAGGCTTCGGGGATGCTGGAGGACAGCCTGGTCCGCCTCAACCGCTTTACAAAACATCTGGGACTTAAGAAACAGTCGGGAATGCCGCTGTTGGCCGGTTTCATCTTCGGCATCGTGTTTGGCGCCAGCCTGATCATCTCCTCCTCCCGCGAGCAGCAGCTGGA
This genomic stretch from bacterium harbors:
- a CDS encoding ABC transporter ATP-binding protein, which encodes MLAVETNKLTKSYKGAEALKPLDLSIAQGEIFGLVGPDGAGKTTVIKLLAALIRPSSGSAKIFGQDTVRDPEGARRHIGYMSQSFVLYPELTVAENLDFFSDLYQVTGEEKKKRMGELMAFSRLGPFKDRLAGKLSGGMKQKLALSCALIHTPKLLLLDEPTTGVDPISRRELWKLLYEIWKQGVTIILATPYMDEAERCSRIAFLNKGQVLLCDKPENIKAGVNFKVYQLEVSELQKAYELLAKSQAAKNAGLFGGHLHVHLDKPEHQLAEISVLFKQNGIKVISQKQIEPSIEDVFLSLM
- a CDS encoding efflux RND transporter periplasmic adaptor subunit; this encodes MINKRIHEILTAMLALTMLLTVSCTRKDQNKLTGSGIIEVTEVTVRSKVTGRVVEMPFDEGQQVEAGKMLARLAHDELSAQESQALAAVSSAQSQAAVAEANFSTAEDNYRRNQPLYQSGTISIQSFSQIENQMKAAQSQLAASKGMLAQAQAALSLARTQVGNAYIQAPVSGVMLERNIEVGELALPGTPVCKLGDITKVYIKIYLPEKEYGKIKLGKKAQVSVDSYPGKVFEGTVSTIAGQAEFTPKDIQTKEERTKLVFAVKINLSNPQGELKPGMPADAVIDIQ
- a CDS encoding TetR/AcrR family transcriptional regulator — protein: MTKTKDPVRERIIANAEALFFARGFSGVTMDRMAAELGISKKTLYQHFASKHQLLYAIISRLMAESEGAIKSLTEDPKLDYFQRLAGLVEHISRRTSKISREFMLDLQKSAPEMWEEINEFRRKKIYHNFGLLVRKGIKAGLIRPEVDPDLVMQMYAVLVQQMINPQALIHSAYSPGQLMKAIVELVFAGAMTEKGRARFKKDFK
- a CDS encoding nucleoside recognition domain-containing protein, whose product is MNKIDFKTTLVSGLKKGLASFWELMKMVAPVYTAITILQATPALDWFANLCAPAMKYFGLPGESALALIVGNLVNLYASIGVIAGLKLQPQQLTLLSLMLLISHSQILESAVFAQIKTRFILISLFRLSLSLFLGWSLHFFIIG
- a CDS encoding nucleoside recognition protein, whose product is MWPFLKNYLWGLGDLSLKIFLIVMILFLLLEFIKASGMLEDSLVRLNRFTKHLGLKKQSGMPLLAGFIFGIVFGASLIISSSREQQLDKRQVFLISLFLATCHGIVEDTGLFVVIGANFWWITIPRLILAILLTWLIAVFYPETSPQELAK